Proteins from a single region of Oncorhynchus kisutch isolate 150728-3 unplaced genomic scaffold, Okis_V2 Okis01b-Okis20b_hom, whole genome shotgun sequence:
- the LOC116358919 gene encoding zinc finger protein 585A isoform X6 has product MRTCSITHRDNQICDPEVEASESNFLKLIKTLLEDPVERERFFQNVFPEEFGPQYHSALQTLVWEFLSRLEKLLPTPTLQQTASWFLPDHSVLEQCEQSVRHPQPLRTLLQYHTNLSPIPHVEANALSSGDNHILSPSPRESSTDQADPEIQSEPIQTFMTIQSPASYCCESEMTPSLDYRESQRGIHLDRTANVAILPSNEEVDQRVNKETLDKESEMDQAFLLLRADSGPKIQPGAHRFEKEAQDVSDWSTSCRLRQPTVLLHRLDITDTLSPVSEVFPTPSRERLQIDNVETQGRRGERVVSQKSERNVDVEPSDSRPRYSLVPGPCRTKGQPKKSKRVKICSLCGETFREAKDLTAHITSHTEQRSYQYTLCSRQDVEHRDDLEKHRQNVCEAAAQPEEDNTSATSTRERDISAPRHFTSAPTRSSPPRRGSAQRYLSPNQELTASKRKCTEISQPQPGAHRLEKEVQDVSNLCRTSTSTRDCTEISQPHDTLPQRRHKTTQHGKPRQSSKVTKRSVCDETFSKASHLGYTPGKLLNCGDVSENSTLKKHKKVCLKTKTRLSCSLCGDTFTLSEPNEREDVNPQQLPREALPEAAAVLAAVENSTEIPQPSNTTPQNPTTSNALPFQLANHYRKCLLCKEAFDNGEDLRRHLRFQHGVLPYLCFKCGESFQSTSDQKKHSDQCSGQNIPESRKCPGCRTRTSQCRQQQEMTSQEGNLKRHQTAWSPQHTGENEMETPQSSSTDVNFSNESRQHRLNQSVDQSKLFVRCFFDQRTALTVSMSRPRRLNRCDETDFQTQQDFNEEVNPSQTLREVDPAGGGTSQPSRGNGIETPQPHSTESQNPTTCAASPTLPPGVNLDSRTCHVCSKSFRRKQSLILHLRRHGEGAINCPICSRCFGRNRDLKFHLANKSGCGPTRRNLTTVIVPTKDTPVFTCPECLQQFTSEKKLKSHMVCHTGDGFSCSFCGKMFAGHNQLKFHIRCHSYRPYLCDTCGKDFPSQSALESHERVHTDERAYSCTDCGKTFKRKGTLTQHRLIHTGERPFACALCQVRFTTNKHLKLHMMCHTGERPFKCPVCGRGFRQKGDLRQHQASCS; this is encoded by the exons ATGAGAACCTGTAGCATCACTCATAGGGACAACCAG ATTTGTGATCCTGAGGTGGAGGCATCAGAATCCAACTTCCTGAAGCTGATTAAAACGCTGCTGGAAGACCCAGTTGAGAGAGAACGCTTCTTTCAG AACGTTTTTCCAGAGGAATTCGGCCCCCAGTATCACTCCGCACTGCAGACTCTGGTGTGGGAGTTCCTCTCCAGACTGGAGAAGCTGCTTCCAACACCGACCCTTCAACAG ACTGCATCTTGGTTTCTACCTGACCACTCTGTCCTGGAGCAGTGTGAGCAGTCTGTGCGTCACCCTCAACCTTTGAGGACCCTTCTCCAGTACCACACCAACCTTTCTCCAATCCCACATGTTGAGGCCAATG CTCTGTCATCTGGAGACAACCACATCCTGTCTCCATCTCCCCGAGAGTCATCCACTGACCAAGCTGACCCAGAGATCCAATCAGAACCCATACAGACATTTATGACCATTCAAAGCCCTGCATCATATTGCTGTGAGTCAGAAATGACACCTTCGCTGGATTACAGGGAGAGTCAACGAGGGATTCATTTAGACCGCACTGCAAATGTCGCCATTTTGCCTTCGAATGAAGAGGTGGACCAGCGTGTCAACAAGGAAACTCTTGACAAAGAGAGTGAAATGGATCAGGCTTTTCTTCTCCTTCGTGCTGACAGTGGGCCCAAAATCCAACCGGGAGCTCACCGCTTCGAAAAGGAAGCGCAGGACGTTTCTGATTGGTCTACGTCCTGTCGGCTCCGTCAGCCCACGGTGCTGCTGCACAGACTTGACATTACTGATACGCTGTCACCTGTGTCAGAGGTCTTTCCAACACCGAGCAGAGAGAGGCTTCAGATTGACAATGTGGAAACCCAAGGACGGAGAGGAGAACGGGTCGTATCACAAAAGAGCGAGAGGAATGTCGACGTAGAGCCCTCAGATAGCCGACCTCGATATTCTCTGGTTCCTGGCCCATGTCGTACTAAAGGGCAGCCTAAAAAAAGCAAGCGTGTCAAAATATGCTCCTTGTGTGGGGAAACTTTCAGGGAAGCAAAGGATTTGACAGCACACATAACATCTCACACTGAGCAGAGGTCTTACCAGTACACCCTGTGTAGTAGACAAGACGTTGAACACCGTGACGACTTAGAGAAGCATCGGCAGAATGTGTGTGAGGCGGCAGCTCAACCAGAAGAGGATAACACGTCTGCTACATCGACGAGGGAAAGAGATATCTCAGCCCCACGACACTTTACCTCAGCCCCAACCAGGAGCTCACCGCCTCGAAGAGGAAGTGCACAGAGATATCTCAGTCCCAACCAGGAGCTCACCGCCTCGAAAAGGAAGTGCACAGAGATATCTCAGCCCCAACCAGGAGCTCACCGCCTCGAAAAGGAAGTGCAGGACGTTTCTAATTTGTGCAGGACATCGACATCGACGAGGGATTGCACAGAGATATCTCAGCCCCACGACACTTTACCCCAGAGAAGGCACAAGACAACCCAACACGGTAAACCAAGACAGTCTTCCAAAGTCACCAAACGCTCCGTGTGTGACGAGACCTTCAGTAAGGCATCGCACCTGGGATACACACCTGGGAAGCTCCTcaactgtggggatgtttctgaGAACTCCACTTTGAAGAAACACAAAAAAGTGTGTTTGAAGACAAAGACacgtctctcttgctctctgtgcgGAGACACCTTTACGCTCTCTGAGCCAAACGAGCGTGAGGACGTGAACCCACAGCAACTTCCGAGGGAGGCTCTTCCAGAGGCCGCCGCTGTTTTGGCAGCAGTAGAAAATTCGACAGAGATACCTCAGCCCTCAAACACAACACCCCAAAACCCAACCACCTCCAATGCTCTGCCCTTTCAGCTAGCTAATCATTACAGAAAATGCCTTTTATGTAAAGAGGCTTTTGATAACGGAGAAGACCTGAGAAGACATCTGAGATTTCAACATGGTGTACTTCCTTACCTGTGCTTTAAATGTGGGGAGAGTTTCCAAAGCACCTCTGATCAGAAGAAACACTCGGACCAGTGTTCCGGTCAAAACATTCCAGAGTCCAGGAAGTGTCCCGGTTGCAGGACGAGGACTTCTCAATGTAGACAACAGCAGGAAATGACAAGTCAGGAAGGGAACCTTAAAAGACACCAGACAGCCTGGTCGCCACAACATACAGGGGAAAACGAGATGGAGACCCCACAGTCCAGCAGCACAGACGTCAACTTCTCAAATGAGTCTCGGCAACACCGGCTAAACCAATCCGTCGATCAATCAAAGTTATTTGTAAGGTGCTTTTTCGATCAGCGAACTGCTCTTACAGTAAGCATGTCTAGACCCCGAAGATTGAACCGCTGTGATGAGACGGACTTTCAGACACAGCAAGACTTTAATGAGGAAGTGAATCCAAGCCAAACCCTAAGGGAGGTTGACCCAGCAGGTGGAGGCACATCTCAGCCTTCAAGGGGGAACGGGATAGAGACTCCCCAGCCCCACAGTACTGAATCCCAGAACCCAACAACCTGCGCCGCTTCCCCCACTCTGCCCCCTGGTGTGAATTTAGATTCTAGAACATGTCACGTGTGTTCCAAGAGTTTTCGTAGGAAACAATCCCTGATTTTGCATCTGAGACGGCACGGTGAAGGAGCCATTAACTGTCCCATATGTTCAAGGTGCTTTGGTCGCAACAGGGATTTAAAGTTTCACCTGGCCAACAAATCAGGTTGTGGGCCAACGCGGCGTAATCTTACCACCGTAATCGTTCCCACAAAAGACACGCCGGTCTTCACCTGCCCCGAATGTCTGCAACAGTTCACAAGCGAAAAGAAACTGAAATCACACATGGTATGTCACACAGGAGACGGGTTCTCCTGTAGCTTTTGTGGCAAAATGTTTGCCGGACACAACCAATTGAAGTTTCATATTCGTTGTCATAGTTACAGGCCTTATCTATGTGATACGTGTGGCAAGGATTTCCCATCTCAGAGTGCGTTGGAATCACACGAGCGTGTGCACACAGACGAGCGGGCATACTCTTGCACAGACTGTGGGAAAACCTTTAAGCGTAAGGGTACGCTGACACAACACCGACTGATTCATACGGGGGAGCGGCCATTCGCGTGTGCTCTTTGTCAAGTACGTTTTACCACCAATAAGCATCTGAAACTGCACATGATGTGTCACACGGGGGAGAGGCCTTTTAAATGTCCGGTTTGTGGAAGGGGCTTTAGACAGAAAGGCGATTTGAGACAACATCAAGCTTCGTGTTCCTAG
- the LOC116358919 gene encoding zinc finger protein 585A isoform X4 produces MKPFSITHRDNQICDPEVEASESNFLKLIKTLLEDPVERERFFQNVFPEEFGPQYHSALQTLVWEFLSRLEKLLPTPTLQQTASWFLPDHSVLEQCEQSVRHPQPLRTLLQYHTNLSPIPHVEANALSSGDNHILSPSPRESSTDQADPEIQSEPIQTFMTIQSPASYCCESEMTPSLDYRESQRGIHLDRTANVAILPSNEEVDQRVNKETLDKESEMDQAFLLLRADSGPKIQPGAHRFEKEAQDVSDWSTSCRLRQPTVLLHRLDITDTLSPVSEVFPTPSRERLQIDNVETQGRRGERVVSQKSERNVDVEPSDSRPRYSLVPGPCRTKGQPKKSKRVKICSLCGETFREAKDLTAHITSHTEQRSYQYTLCSRQDVEHRDDLEKHRQNVCEAAAQPEEDNTSATSTRERDISAPRHFTSAPTRSSPPRRGSAQRYLSPNQELTASKRKCTEISQPQPGAHRLEKEVQDVSNLCRTSTSTRDCTEISQPHDTLPQRRHKTTQHGKPRQSSKVTKRSVCDETFSKASHLGYTPGKLLNCGDVSENSTLKKHKKVCLKTKTRLSCSLCGDTFTLSEPNEREDVNPQQLPREALPEAAAVLAAVENSTEIPQPSNTTPQNPTTSNALPFQLANHYRKCLLCKEAFDNGEDLRRHLRFQHGVLPYLCFKCGESFQSTSDQKKHSDQCSGQNIPESRKCPGCRTRTSQCRQQQEMTSQEGNLKRHQTAWSPQHTGENEMETPQSSSTDVNFSNESRQHRLNQSVDQSKLFVRCFFDQRTALTVSMSRPRRLNRCDETDFQTQQDFNEEVNPSQTLREVDPAGGGTSQPSRGNGIETPQPHSTESQNPTTCAASPTLPPGVNLDSRTCHVCSKSFRRKQSLILHLRRHGEGAINCPICSRCFGRNRDLKFHLANKSGCGPTRRNLTTVIVPTKDTPVFTCPECLQQFTSEKKLKSHMVCHTGDGFSCSFCGKMFAGHNQLKFHIRCHSYRPYLCDTCGKDFPSQSALESHERVHTDERAYSCTDCGKTFKRKGTLTQHRLIHTGERPFACALCQVRFTTNKHLKLHMMCHTGERPFKCPVCGRGFRQKGDLRQHQASCS; encoded by the exons ATGAAACCCTTTAGCATCACTCATAGGGACAACCAG ATTTGTGATCCTGAGGTGGAGGCATCAGAATCCAACTTCCTGAAGCTGATTAAAACGCTGCTGGAAGACCCAGTTGAGAGAGAACGCTTCTTTCAG AACGTTTTTCCAGAGGAATTCGGCCCCCAGTATCACTCCGCACTGCAGACTCTGGTGTGGGAGTTCCTCTCCAGACTGGAGAAGCTGCTTCCAACACCGACCCTTCAACAG ACTGCATCTTGGTTTCTACCTGACCACTCTGTCCTGGAGCAGTGTGAGCAGTCTGTGCGTCACCCTCAACCTTTGAGGACCCTTCTCCAGTACCACACCAACCTTTCTCCAATCCCACATGTTGAGGCCAATG CTCTGTCATCTGGAGACAACCACATCCTGTCTCCATCTCCCCGAGAGTCATCCACTGACCAAGCTGACCCAGAGATCCAATCAGAACCCATACAGACATTTATGACCATTCAAAGCCCTGCATCATATTGCTGTGAGTCAGAAATGACACCTTCGCTGGATTACAGGGAGAGTCAACGAGGGATTCATTTAGACCGCACTGCAAATGTCGCCATTTTGCCTTCGAATGAAGAGGTGGACCAGCGTGTCAACAAGGAAACTCTTGACAAAGAGAGTGAAATGGATCAGGCTTTTCTTCTCCTTCGTGCTGACAGTGGGCCCAAAATCCAACCGGGAGCTCACCGCTTCGAAAAGGAAGCGCAGGACGTTTCTGATTGGTCTACGTCCTGTCGGCTCCGTCAGCCCACGGTGCTGCTGCACAGACTTGACATTACTGATACGCTGTCACCTGTGTCAGAGGTCTTTCCAACACCGAGCAGAGAGAGGCTTCAGATTGACAATGTGGAAACCCAAGGACGGAGAGGAGAACGGGTCGTATCACAAAAGAGCGAGAGGAATGTCGACGTAGAGCCCTCAGATAGCCGACCTCGATATTCTCTGGTTCCTGGCCCATGTCGTACTAAAGGGCAGCCTAAAAAAAGCAAGCGTGTCAAAATATGCTCCTTGTGTGGGGAAACTTTCAGGGAAGCAAAGGATTTGACAGCACACATAACATCTCACACTGAGCAGAGGTCTTACCAGTACACCCTGTGTAGTAGACAAGACGTTGAACACCGTGACGACTTAGAGAAGCATCGGCAGAATGTGTGTGAGGCGGCAGCTCAACCAGAAGAGGATAACACGTCTGCTACATCGACGAGGGAAAGAGATATCTCAGCCCCACGACACTTTACCTCAGCCCCAACCAGGAGCTCACCGCCTCGAAGAGGAAGTGCACAGAGATATCTCAGTCCCAACCAGGAGCTCACCGCCTCGAAAAGGAAGTGCACAGAGATATCTCAGCCCCAACCAGGAGCTCACCGCCTCGAAAAGGAAGTGCAGGACGTTTCTAATTTGTGCAGGACATCGACATCGACGAGGGATTGCACAGAGATATCTCAGCCCCACGACACTTTACCCCAGAGAAGGCACAAGACAACCCAACACGGTAAACCAAGACAGTCTTCCAAAGTCACCAAACGCTCCGTGTGTGACGAGACCTTCAGTAAGGCATCGCACCTGGGATACACACCTGGGAAGCTCCTcaactgtggggatgtttctgaGAACTCCACTTTGAAGAAACACAAAAAAGTGTGTTTGAAGACAAAGACacgtctctcttgctctctgtgcgGAGACACCTTTACGCTCTCTGAGCCAAACGAGCGTGAGGACGTGAACCCACAGCAACTTCCGAGGGAGGCTCTTCCAGAGGCCGCCGCTGTTTTGGCAGCAGTAGAAAATTCGACAGAGATACCTCAGCCCTCAAACACAACACCCCAAAACCCAACCACCTCCAATGCTCTGCCCTTTCAGCTAGCTAATCATTACAGAAAATGCCTTTTATGTAAAGAGGCTTTTGATAACGGAGAAGACCTGAGAAGACATCTGAGATTTCAACATGGTGTACTTCCTTACCTGTGCTTTAAATGTGGGGAGAGTTTCCAAAGCACCTCTGATCAGAAGAAACACTCGGACCAGTGTTCCGGTCAAAACATTCCAGAGTCCAGGAAGTGTCCCGGTTGCAGGACGAGGACTTCTCAATGTAGACAACAGCAGGAAATGACAAGTCAGGAAGGGAACCTTAAAAGACACCAGACAGCCTGGTCGCCACAACATACAGGGGAAAACGAGATGGAGACCCCACAGTCCAGCAGCACAGACGTCAACTTCTCAAATGAGTCTCGGCAACACCGGCTAAACCAATCCGTCGATCAATCAAAGTTATTTGTAAGGTGCTTTTTCGATCAGCGAACTGCTCTTACAGTAAGCATGTCTAGACCCCGAAGATTGAACCGCTGTGATGAGACGGACTTTCAGACACAGCAAGACTTTAATGAGGAAGTGAATCCAAGCCAAACCCTAAGGGAGGTTGACCCAGCAGGTGGAGGCACATCTCAGCCTTCAAGGGGGAACGGGATAGAGACTCCCCAGCCCCACAGTACTGAATCCCAGAACCCAACAACCTGCGCCGCTTCCCCCACTCTGCCCCCTGGTGTGAATTTAGATTCTAGAACATGTCACGTGTGTTCCAAGAGTTTTCGTAGGAAACAATCCCTGATTTTGCATCTGAGACGGCACGGTGAAGGAGCCATTAACTGTCCCATATGTTCAAGGTGCTTTGGTCGCAACAGGGATTTAAAGTTTCACCTGGCCAACAAATCAGGTTGTGGGCCAACGCGGCGTAATCTTACCACCGTAATCGTTCCCACAAAAGACACGCCGGTCTTCACCTGCCCCGAATGTCTGCAACAGTTCACAAGCGAAAAGAAACTGAAATCACACATGGTATGTCACACAGGAGACGGGTTCTCCTGTAGCTTTTGTGGCAAAATGTTTGCCGGACACAACCAATTGAAGTTTCATATTCGTTGTCATAGTTACAGGCCTTATCTATGTGATACGTGTGGCAAGGATTTCCCATCTCAGAGTGCGTTGGAATCACACGAGCGTGTGCACACAGACGAGCGGGCATACTCTTGCACAGACTGTGGGAAAACCTTTAAGCGTAAGGGTACGCTGACACAACACCGACTGATTCATACGGGGGAGCGGCCATTCGCGTGTGCTCTTTGTCAAGTACGTTTTACCACCAATAAGCATCTGAAACTGCACATGATGTGTCACACGGGGGAGAGGCCTTTTAAATGTCCGGTTTGTGGAAGGGGCTTTAGACAGAAAGGCGATTTGAGACAACATCAAGCTTCGTGTTCCTAG
- the LOC116358919 gene encoding uncharacterized protein LOC116358919 isoform X8 yields the protein MQHLKEKGPFLPPASLRLLVPPLRLVSAALWQVVQRRDVMDYGLVEEFVVTVLDVVPDLMSYREKVQLIMGLRAQLVLKLLFSEHLADSDTIQSHLNRMRTCSITHRDNQICDPEVEASESNFLKLIKTLLEDPVERERFFQNVFPEEFGPQYHSALQTLVWEFLSRLEKLLPTPTLQQTASWFLQQVRQKRSV from the exons ATGCAACATCTCAAGGAAAAAG GTCCATTTCTTCCCCCAGCGTCTCTGCGTCTTTTGGTTCCTCCCCTGCGGCTGGTGTCTGCAGCTCTATGGCAGGTTGTTCAGCGGAGAGACGTCATGGACTACGGCTTGGTGGAGGAGTTTGTCGTCACTGTGTTGGACGTAGTCCCAGATCTGATGAGTTACAGGGAGAAAGTCCAACTCATCATGGGTCTGAGAGCACAG CTGGTTCTGAAGTTGTTGTTCTCAGAACACCTCGCTGACTCTGACACCATCCAGTCACACCTGAACAGGATGAGAACCTGTAGCATCACTCATAGGGACAACCAG ATTTGTGATCCTGAGGTGGAGGCATCAGAATCCAACTTCCTGAAGCTGATTAAAACGCTGCTGGAAGACCCAGTTGAGAGAGAACGCTTCTTTCAG AACGTTTTTCCAGAGGAATTCGGCCCCCAGTATCACTCCGCACTGCAGACTCTGGTGTGGGAGTTCCTCTCCAGACTGGAGAAGCTGCTTCCAACACCGACCCTTCAACAG ACTGCATCTTGGTTTCTACAACAAGTTAGACAAAAACGTAGTGTATGA